One genomic segment of Mytilus trossulus isolate FHL-02 chromosome 4, PNRI_Mtr1.1.1.hap1, whole genome shotgun sequence includes these proteins:
- the LOC134716019 gene encoding sulfotransferase 1A1-like — MEKPQKGKYEFGPITEKDVVVSIKQPGNADTEVLIVEEQDIRLSFQKKGMVPDPRILIPAFQEMECYDDDIFICAYPKCGTHWVWEMCQMIIKGKAEYHSKAKESCMVEFHLPEEYKDEPRPRVFNTHFTPVCLPKQAVEKKSKIILLHRNPKDIVTSLYHHMVKFNMDGGTTWNQFLQYILHNDREVSSNWFFYNKKWAEFTASNDLDVLVMNYEDLKIDTVSCLSKLADFIGYPRDEKMLQEISEKCTVTKMRDAEKERDSGTVVASSEQISYLYRKGVVGDWKNQFTVAENELFDAHLKEKMNGDHLNFKYEI; from the exons GACCGATAACAGAAAAGGACGTTGTTGTAAGTATCAAGCAACCTGGGAATGCCGATACTGAAGTCCTCATTGTGGAGGAGCAAGATATAAGACTCTCCTTCCAAAAGAAAGGGATGGTTCCTGATCCTAGAATTCTTATTCCGGCGTTTCAAGAAATGGAGTGTTATGATgacgatatatttatttgtgcTTATCCAAAATGTG GTACACATTGGGTATGGGAGATGTGTCAGATGATCATAAAAGGTAAAGCTGAATATCACTCAAAAGCTAAAGAATCGTGTATGGTTGAATTTCATCTGCCTGAGGAGTACAAAGATGAGCCACGTCCCAGAGTTTTCAACACCCACTTTACACCAGTGTGTCTTCCAAAACAAGCAGTTGAAAAGAAATCCAAGATCATTTTACTTCATAGAAATCCAAAGGACATTGTTACATCCCTGTATCATCATATGGTTAAGTTCAATATGGACGGTGGAACAACATGGAATCAGTTTCTGCAATATATCCTCCATAATG ATCGGGAGGTGAGTTCGAATTGGTTCTTTTATAACAAGAAATGGGCAGAGTTTACAGCATCTAACGACCTTGATGTATTAGTAATGAATTACGAAGACCTTAAAATA GATACAGTATCCTGTCTTTCAAAACTAGCGGATTTCATAGGATATCCAAGAGATGAAAAGATGTTACaagaaataagtgaaaaatgcACAGTGACTAAAATGAGAGACGCAGAAAAGGAGAGAGACAGTGGAACAGTGGTTGCCAGTTCAgaacaaatatcatatttatatagaaaag gTGTTGTTGGCGATTGGAAAAACCAGTTTACTGTTGCTGAAAATGAACTATTTGATGCTCATCTCAAGGAAAAAATGAACGGAgaccatttaaattttaaatatgaaatttga
- the LOC134716021 gene encoding glutamine amidotransferase-like class 1 domain-containing protein 3, mitochondrial encodes MLATTRIFRLYTQYSLQCVTRNAFHCSSVQSAKVAVVLSGCGVYDGTEVHEASAILVHLSRNKADVSMFAPDIEQMHAIDHTKGEPMPTNRNVLVESARIARGKVQALSNLTANDYDAVIFPGGFGAAKNLSTFAVDGANMKVNSDVERIIQEFHKGNKPIGLCCIAPVLAAKVILGCEVTVGSDQEEGGKWPYAGTAAAITTMGASHQKKDVSDVHVDQKNKIITTPAYMCETALHEIFDGIGKMVTGVLKHTK; translated from the exons ATGTTGGCAACAACCAGAATATTCCGACTTTATACACAATATTCTTTGCAATGTGTCACAAGAAATGCATTCCATTGTTCATCAGTTCAAAGTGCAAAGGTTGCCGTG GTATTGTCCGGCTGTGGAGTATACGATGGAACAGAAGTACACGAGGCCTCAGC gaTATTAGTCCATCTAAGTAGAAATAAAGCGGACGTATCCATGTTTGCACCAGACATTGAACAAATGCATGCTATTGACCACACGAAAGGGGAACCAATGCCAACTAATAG GAATGTCCTAGTAGAATCAGCACGTATTGCCAGGGGTAAAGTACAAGCACTATCAAATCTTACAGCCAATGATTACGATGCAGTCATATTTCCAGGCGGATTTGGAGCAGCTAAAAATTT GTCAACTTTTGCCGTAGATGGTGCTAACATGAAAGTAAACAGTGATGTAGAACGAATTATACAAGAATTTCACAAAGGAAACAAACCGATTGG GCTGTGTTGCATTGCTCCTGTTTTGGCGGCAAAGGTGATTCTTGGATGTGAAGTAACAGTAGGTTCAGACCAAGAAGAAGGAGGCAAGTGGCCGTATGCTGGAACAGCCGCGGCTATTACAACAATGGGGGCATCACATCAGAAGAAAGATGTCTCT GACGTACATGTAGatcagaaaaacaaaattataactacACCTGCCTACATGTGTGAAACTGCACTTCACGAAATATTTGATGGCATTGGCAAAATGGTAACTGGTGTTTTAAAACATACCAAGTGA
- the LOC134716017 gene encoding uncharacterized protein LOC134716017, whose translation MASKPKGKDTSKDKDKARRPRKSDKGDTFGTRGSPSSSSLKFIIMNTGGKNTGEKPTERRKQAIYDVISKSRASLVLLQEFGWTSIRSRAWNEFEWPDNLQYTGHKDASIIFDINEVVVMQYSQRLLESTLEELIRIGKIQQGFTPIPRMCLLNVKTKGVPIVEFINVSWHGRHNKAKLEDLKAEFKQLLEYILKLSEKEALPFVIAGDFNVKIKDIEKLIPSTLALHRYTPTKRRDEESVIDFYISSKSLSMSNIKTLDLKTETKVDGVLSLFDHDPVMASLTTA comes from the coding sequence ATGGCTTCAAAACCTAAAGGAAAAGACACATCAAAAGATAAAGACAAGGCGAGAAGGCCAAGGAAATCAGACAAGGGTGACACTTTTGGCACCCGTGGATCTCCAAGTAGTTCGTCactaaaatttattattatgaatacGGGCGGAAAGAACACTGGAGAGAAACCGACAGAGAGAAGAAAACAAGCAATTTATGACGTCATCTCCAAATCAAGAGCAAGTTTAGTTTTATTGCAAGAGTTTGGATGGACCAGTATCCGTAGTAGAGCTTGGAATGAATTTGAATGGCCAGATAATTTACAATATACAGGACATAAAGACGCAAGCATTATTTTTGACATAAATGAAGTTGTAGTAATGCAATATTCACAAAGGTTGTTAGAAAGCACACTTGAGGAACTTATTCGGATCGGTAAAATTCAACAAGGCTTTACGCCAATCCCAAGAATGTGTCTTcttaatgttaaaacaaaagGAGTTCCGATTGTCGAGTTCATCAATGTTTCTTGGCATGGAAGACATAATAAAGCAAAATTAGAGGACTTGAAAGCAGAATTTAAACAGCTTTTGGAATATATCCTTAAACTGTCAGAGAAAGAAGCGCTACCCTTTGTCATAGCCGGGGATTTCAATGTGAAGATAAAAGATATCGAAAAACTTATACCGTCTACTCTAGCTCTGCACAGATACACACCGACTAAAAGAAGAGACGAAGAAAGCGTGATTGACTTCTACATTTCTTCCAAATCTTTATCTATGTCAAACATCAAAACATTAGACTTAAAGACTGAGACGAAAGTAGATGGTGTACTTTCTCTTTTTGACCATGATCCAGTCATGGCTTCGTTGACAACCGCATAA
- the LOC134714200 gene encoding fucose mutarotase-like: MPLKTIPNVLSPHLLQVLALMGHGDEIVLADAHFPSSSICRSGPIEVRADGLDIPTLLDAVLQLLPLDQYENFPVSLMDLVQSDKDRNLQTPVWLKYRQIIDKHESSKIQTEKVERFAFYEKAKKAFAVVHTGETAQYGNIILKKGVAV; the protein is encoded by the exons atgccGTTGAAAACGATTCCAAATGTGTTATCTCCACATTTGCTACAGGTCCTAGCACTGATGGGACACGGAGACGAAATAG ttTTGGCAGATGCTCATTTTCCATCATCCTCTATCTGTCGAAGTGGACCAATTGAAGTTAGAGCTGATG GTTTGGACATTCCTACATTGTTAGATGCGGTACTACAGTTACTTCCCTTAGACCAATACGAAAACTTTCCA GTTTCTTTAATGGATTTAGTACAGAGTGATAAAGATCGCAACCTACAGACCCCAGTCTGGTTAAAATATAGACAAATAATTGATAAACACGAGAGTTCAAAG ATACAGACAGAAAAGGTTGAAAGGTTTGCATTTTACGAAAAAGCAAAGAAGGCATTTGCAGTTGTTCACACAgg GGAGACTGCACAGTAtggaaatataattttgaaaaagggagttgctgtttaa